A genomic segment from Neisseria perflava encodes:
- a CDS encoding alanine/glycine:cation symporter family protein — MDQFFEQLHGLINAINDQMWSGLVYMLLGAGLFFTVTTGFVQFRLFGRSIKEMLGGRKQGDDPHGITPFQAFVTGLASRVGVGNIAGVAIAIKLGGPGAVFWMWVTALIGMSSAFVESSLAQLFKVRDYDNHHFRGGPAYYITQGLGQKWLGVLFALSLIFCFGFVFEAVQTNTIADTTKAAWGWDQHYVGVALVILTAPIIFGGIRRVSKAAEIIVPLMAVLYLVIALFIIATNISLIPDVFGQIFSNAFNFDSAAGGFLGGLISTTMMQGIKRGLYSNEAGMGSAPNAAAAAEVKHPVSQGMIQMLGVFVDTIIVCSCTAFIVLTYQQPYGDLSGAALTQAAIVSQVGQWGAGFLAVILFMFAFSTVIGNYAYAESNVQFIKSHWLVTAVFRMLVLAWVYFGAVANVPLVWDMADMAMGIMAWINLVAILLLSPLAFLLLKDYTAKLKMGKDPEFKLSEHPGLKRKIKSDIW; from the coding sequence ATGGATCAATTTTTCGAACAGCTTCACGGCTTGATAAACGCCATCAACGACCAAATGTGGTCGGGGTTGGTATATATGCTTTTAGGCGCAGGCCTCTTTTTCACCGTTACCACCGGTTTTGTACAATTCCGCCTCTTCGGCCGCAGTATTAAAGAAATGTTGGGCGGCCGCAAACAAGGTGATGATCCGCACGGAATCACACCGTTCCAAGCATTCGTTACCGGCTTGGCCAGCCGCGTAGGCGTGGGCAACATCGCCGGCGTGGCGATTGCCATCAAACTCGGCGGACCGGGCGCGGTGTTCTGGATGTGGGTAACCGCCTTAATCGGCATGAGTTCGGCGTTTGTCGAATCTTCACTGGCCCAACTCTTTAAAGTTCGGGACTACGACAACCACCACTTCCGCGGCGGCCCTGCCTACTACATCACTCAAGGCCTGGGACAAAAATGGCTGGGCGTTTTGTTCGCCCTGAGCCTGATTTTCTGTTTCGGCTTTGTATTTGAAGCTGTACAGACCAATACCATCGCCGATACCACCAAAGCGGCATGGGGCTGGGATCAACACTATGTCGGTGTCGCCCTGGTCATTCTGACTGCCCCTATTATCTTCGGCGGTATCCGTCGCGTATCTAAAGCCGCGGAAATCATCGTTCCGCTGATGGCGGTTTTATATCTCGTCATAGCACTCTTCATCATTGCTACCAATATTTCCCTGATTCCTGACGTGTTCGGTCAGATTTTCTCCAACGCGTTCAACTTCGATTCGGCTGCAGGCGGTTTCCTCGGCGGTCTGATTTCGACCACCATGATGCAGGGTATCAAACGCGGCCTGTATTCCAATGAGGCGGGTATGGGTTCCGCGCCGAATGCCGCCGCCGCTGCCGAAGTGAAACACCCCGTCTCCCAAGGCATGATTCAAATGCTGGGCGTTTTCGTCGATACCATCATCGTCTGCTCATGTACCGCCTTTATCGTCTTGACCTATCAGCAGCCTTACGGCGACCTGAGCGGTGCGGCGTTGACGCAGGCAGCGATTGTCAGCCAAGTGGGTCAATGGGGCGCGGGCTTCCTTGCCGTCATCCTGTTTATGTTTGCCTTTTCAACCGTTATCGGTAACTATGCCTATGCCGAGTCCAACGTCCAATTCATCAAGAGCCATTGGCTGGTTACCGCCGTTTTCCGTATGCTGGTTTTGGCATGGGTCTACTTCGGCGCAGTTGCCAACGTACCCTTGGTATGGGATATGGCAGACATGGCCATGGGCATCATGGCATGGATTAACCTCGTCGCCATCCTGCTCCTGTCCCCACTTGCCTTCCTGCTGTTGAAAGACTACACAGCCAAGCTGAAAATGGGTAAAGACCCAGAGTTCAAACTCTCTGAACACCCAGGCTTGAAACGCAAAATCAAATCCGATATCTGGTAA
- the aldA gene encoding aldehyde dehydrogenase gives MKQLSMYINGRFETDFNGTWRDVLNPATEEVIAREPKGGKADVDRAVAAARDAQTAWERLPAVERGAYLRKIAQGIRERADELTDTIVAEGGKTKDLARIEVMFTADYLDYQAEWARRYEGEIIQSDRPRENILLFKRPLGVIAGILPWNFPFFLIARKMGPALVTGNTIVVKPSSVTPINCHIFAEIVHASGLPAGVFNVVNGPGAEIGNALASHPQVDMVSLTGSVEAGRQVMEAAATNITKVSLELGGKAPAIVLKDADLDLAVKSILASRVGNTGQICNCAERVYVHNSLKDAFIEKMTAAMKGVRYGNPAEAEAGALEMGPLIEERAVKAVAEKVERAVKQGATLVCGGKRAEGRGYFFEPTLLTDTDNSMDIMKEETFGPVLPVATFDTLDQVIALANDSEFGLTSSVYTTNLNEAFYVTRRLRFGETYINRENFEAMQGFHAGWKKSGIGGADGKHGLEEYLQTQVVYLETDI, from the coding sequence ATGAAACAACTGTCTATGTATATCAACGGCCGCTTTGAAACCGACTTTAACGGTACATGGCGTGATGTATTGAATCCGGCAACCGAAGAAGTCATCGCGCGTGAGCCTAAAGGCGGAAAAGCCGATGTTGATCGTGCCGTTGCCGCGGCCAGAGATGCGCAAACTGCATGGGAGCGTTTGCCTGCCGTTGAACGCGGCGCATACCTGCGCAAAATCGCCCAAGGCATCCGCGAACGTGCCGACGAGCTGACCGACACTATTGTTGCTGAAGGCGGCAAAACCAAAGACTTGGCACGCATAGAAGTCATGTTCACTGCCGACTATCTCGATTATCAAGCCGAATGGGCGCGCCGTTATGAAGGCGAAATCATCCAAAGCGACCGCCCGCGCGAAAATATTTTATTGTTCAAACGTCCTTTGGGCGTAATCGCCGGCATTTTGCCGTGGAACTTCCCATTCTTCCTGATTGCCCGAAAAATGGGCCCGGCTTTGGTAACAGGCAATACTATCGTCGTCAAACCAAGCAGCGTTACCCCGATTAACTGCCACATTTTTGCTGAAATCGTTCACGCTTCAGGCTTACCGGCCGGCGTATTCAACGTCGTCAACGGCCCTGGCGCAGAAATAGGCAATGCCTTGGCATCACATCCGCAAGTCGATATGGTCAGCCTGACCGGTTCTGTAGAAGCAGGCCGCCAAGTAATGGAAGCCGCCGCCACCAACATTACCAAAGTCTCATTGGAACTCGGAGGCAAAGCCCCTGCCATCGTTCTGAAAGATGCCGACTTGGATCTGGCCGTCAAATCCATCTTGGCTTCACGCGTGGGCAATACCGGCCAAATCTGTAACTGCGCCGAACGCGTGTATGTCCACAACAGCCTGAAAGACGCGTTTATCGAAAAAATGACCGCCGCCATGAAAGGCGTACGCTACGGCAACCCGGCCGAAGCCGAAGCAGGCGCGCTGGAAATGGGTCCGCTGATTGAAGAGCGCGCTGTCAAAGCCGTTGCTGAAAAAGTGGAACGCGCCGTCAAACAAGGTGCGACACTGGTCTGCGGCGGCAAACGCGCCGAAGGACGCGGCTATTTCTTCGAGCCGACCCTGCTGACCGATACCGACAACAGCATGGACATCATGAAGGAAGAAACCTTCGGCCCAGTCCTGCCGGTTGCCACTTTCGACACACTCGATCAAGTCATCGCCTTGGCAAACGACAGCGAATTCGGCCTGACCAGCTCCGTCTATACCACCAATCTGAATGAAGCGTTTTATGTAACCCGCCGCCTGCGTTTCGGCGAAACCTACATCAACCGCGAAAACTTTGAAGCTATGCAGGGCTTCCATGCCGGTTGGAAAAAATCAGGTATCGGCGGCGCGGACGGTAAACATGGTTTGGAAGAATATCTGCAAACCCAAGTCGTTTATTTGGAAACCGATATCTAA
- a CDS encoding lytic transglycosylase domain-containing protein — translation MKRILILTTSLFAFYQTSAIADAPYPQYAALVEKHAALQRLDKNIVWAVMGRESSGNRYALSNKNARGLLQVIPPTAARMGVNPKNLYDPEQNIIAGTRYLRFLCNHFPDKSSPHGCNIDLVLAGYNAGEGAVRKYGGIPPYRETQHYVRNVKERYARLSGNRTVLASHPVQPFKPKPIPAVARSDSSSENIVKVAAQTPVKRYAEWDVFKEF, via the coding sequence ATGAAGAGAATATTGATACTGACAACATCACTCTTTGCTTTTTACCAAACATCAGCGATTGCCGACGCTCCATACCCTCAATACGCTGCATTAGTTGAAAAGCATGCAGCATTACAGCGTTTGGACAAAAACATTGTATGGGCGGTTATGGGGCGTGAGAGCTCAGGAAACCGTTATGCTCTGTCCAATAAGAATGCACGGGGTTTGTTACAGGTCATTCCTCCCACTGCTGCAAGAATGGGGGTGAATCCTAAAAACCTCTACGACCCGGAACAAAACATCATCGCAGGTACACGTTACCTGCGTTTTTTATGTAACCACTTTCCTGACAAATCCAGCCCACATGGTTGCAATATTGATTTGGTACTGGCTGGGTATAACGCCGGTGAGGGAGCTGTCAGGAAATATGGTGGCATTCCGCCTTATCGGGAAACTCAGCACTACGTCCGCAACGTGAAAGAACGTTACGCACGATTGAGCGGCAATCGTACAGTTTTGGCATCACACCCTGTTCAGCCTTTTAAGCCGAAGCCTATACCTGCTGTTGCCCGATCTGATAGCTCGTCTGAAAACATAGTCAAAGTAGCAGCCCAAACACCCGTCAAACGATACGCGGAATGGGATGTATTTAAAGAGTTTTAA
- a CDS encoding VirB3 family type IV secretion system protein, whose product MEKENIHTEQHTFNGLNRRAMMFGIPLEAVATSIFISMGVTLPMMYFLGWRALLFLLLPVPFLAFLRTICANDDQALNIYRLETKYFLRRRNTRLFNGTNTILATKFGRQQSDYQRFFEQCSESATGTVGFSTENLPTRYKQHR is encoded by the coding sequence ATGGAAAAGGAAAATATCCACACCGAACAGCATACCTTTAACGGGCTGAACCGTCGGGCAATGATGTTCGGCATTCCCCTTGAGGCTGTTGCCACCAGTATTTTTATTAGTATGGGGGTAACTTTGCCGATGATGTATTTCCTCGGCTGGCGGGCTTTATTGTTTTTACTCTTGCCCGTGCCGTTTTTGGCCTTTTTACGGACAATTTGTGCCAATGACGACCAAGCCTTAAACATCTACCGCTTGGAAACAAAATACTTCCTGCGCCGCCGTAATACCAGGCTGTTCAACGGCACGAACACCATTCTCGCCACTAAATTTGGGAGACAACAAAGTGATTATCAGCGATTTTTTGAGCAATGCTCTGAAAGCGCAACCGGCACAGTCGGATTTTCTACCGAAAATCTGCCAACACGTTACAAACAACATCGTTAA
- a CDS encoding conjugal transfer protein — protein sequence MIISDFLSNALKAQPAQSDFLPKICQHVTNNIVNYKTGHLAFVIRMEGLPFDGVNDKHLFTQFVSLRNLLAGMGKTLGNRLAVWGTLQRQKIVFDREYKFQTAFCQQFADKYLKRFQEADYFENVFHLTVLIKNDYLEAGIKEAEEQIQILMRSLEPYDPYLLTAYKNENGVAFSEVYSFFGSLINGTREEIPLSFVDAYQTIPGANLHFGSDLCEIRSQNGTRKFAQMFDLKDFGISKPKILTSILRLPCEFTFTQSLVFINPYDMQGEIKKQLNNLTSVNDKATEQQKELEKGQGLLVSGELMFGDYHAALVVYGKTAEEAAANGARAYSTFLNAGGYRFTKAGLSAPATFFSQVPGSKEKPRSYPKTTTNFATTFGIHNYSHGKKQGNPIGDGSAIMPLQTTSKTIYDFNFHFSNMKEDSLGEKIAGHTLMLGATGTGKTTLQTSMMAFTERFNPYMFVMDLDRGMEIFIRAIGGSYFALEAGVSTGLNPFQLPDTPANREFLYSLVGMCGADENGKLTATEEKEIQAAVDTMFSMDYEHRRFSHLLQSIPVVPDPNSLRMRLSKWCESEGGRFAWCLDNPTNLFDAEQFFRVGFDLTDILKDDYPPTAPVLAYMFHLRNIMMDKVAKEDGILASIIEEFWYAARFEALQDIMLKILKTDRKRGGWLILVSQSPEDAISCPIFPAIVQQTPTKIFLPNPDAEFENSYERCGLTLKEFEELSKLSLESRTFLVKQSKQSAFAMLDLYGFHDEMAFLSGSSDNVELLHQIMEDVGSENPDVWYRPFLETLRERRAEKKNVRAA from the coding sequence GTGATTATCAGCGATTTTTTGAGCAATGCTCTGAAAGCGCAACCGGCACAGTCGGATTTTCTACCGAAAATCTGCCAACACGTTACAAACAACATCGTTAATTACAAAACTGGACATCTCGCCTTCGTTATCCGCATGGAAGGCCTGCCGTTTGACGGTGTGAACGACAAGCACCTGTTCACGCAGTTTGTATCGTTACGCAACCTGCTCGCCGGTATGGGCAAAACCTTGGGCAACCGTTTGGCGGTGTGGGGAACGCTGCAACGCCAAAAGATTGTCTTTGACCGTGAGTACAAGTTTCAGACGGCTTTCTGTCAGCAGTTTGCTGACAAGTATCTGAAACGCTTTCAGGAAGCGGATTATTTTGAAAACGTATTCCATCTGACAGTTTTGATTAAGAACGACTATTTGGAAGCAGGTATTAAAGAAGCAGAGGAGCAAATTCAGATTCTGATGCGTTCACTCGAACCATACGATCCGTATCTTTTGACTGCCTATAAGAATGAAAACGGTGTTGCCTTCTCGGAGGTGTACTCGTTTTTTGGTAGCCTAATTAATGGAACACGGGAAGAGATTCCTTTGTCTTTCGTTGATGCTTATCAGACTATTCCAGGAGCTAATCTGCATTTTGGTTCTGATTTGTGCGAAATTCGTTCCCAAAACGGGACTCGTAAGTTTGCACAAATGTTCGATCTGAAAGACTTTGGGATTAGTAAACCTAAAATCTTGACATCAATCTTGCGCTTGCCTTGTGAGTTCACATTCACTCAAAGCCTTGTGTTCATCAATCCGTATGATATGCAGGGCGAAATTAAGAAACAGTTGAACAATCTGACATCGGTCAACGACAAGGCAACGGAGCAGCAGAAAGAGTTGGAAAAAGGTCAGGGTTTACTCGTTTCGGGCGAACTTATGTTCGGCGACTATCATGCGGCGTTGGTCGTGTACGGTAAGACGGCGGAAGAGGCGGCAGCAAACGGTGCGCGTGCTTATTCCACATTCCTGAATGCGGGTGGCTACCGCTTTACCAAGGCTGGGCTGTCCGCTCCGGCGACGTTTTTCAGCCAAGTGCCGGGCAGCAAGGAAAAGCCCCGCTCTTACCCGAAAACGACAACAAACTTTGCGACAACCTTCGGCATACACAACTACTCGCACGGTAAAAAACAGGGTAATCCGATTGGCGATGGTTCGGCAATTATGCCGCTGCAAACCACGTCCAAAACGATTTACGACTTCAACTTCCATTTTTCAAACATGAAGGAGGACAGCCTTGGTGAGAAAATCGCCGGACACACACTGATGTTGGGTGCAACCGGTACGGGTAAAACCACTTTGCAAACATCTATGATGGCGTTCACAGAACGCTTCAACCCTTATATGTTCGTGATGGACTTAGACCGGGGCATGGAGATATTCATCCGTGCCATTGGCGGCTCGTATTTTGCGTTGGAAGCGGGGGTTTCGACCGGGTTAAACCCTTTTCAACTGCCCGATACGCCGGCAAACCGTGAATTCCTGTACAGCTTGGTTGGTATGTGCGGCGCAGACGAAAACGGCAAACTGACGGCTACGGAAGAAAAAGAGATTCAGGCCGCTGTCGATACGATGTTTAGCATGGATTACGAACACCGTCGTTTCAGCCATCTGTTACAAAGTATTCCTGTCGTTCCAGATCCCAACTCACTGCGTATGCGCCTGTCCAAATGGTGCGAAAGTGAAGGCGGACGGTTCGCATGGTGCTTGGACAACCCAACGAACCTGTTTGATGCCGAACAGTTCTTCCGTGTCGGCTTTGACCTTACCGATATTCTGAAGGACGACTATCCGCCGACCGCTCCGGTTTTAGCGTATATGTTTCACCTGAGAAATATCATGATGGACAAAGTTGCTAAAGAAGACGGCATTCTCGCTTCCATCATTGAAGAATTTTGGTATGCGGCACGTTTTGAGGCATTGCAGGACATCATGCTCAAGATTCTGAAAACCGACCGTAAACGCGGCGGCTGGTTGATTTTGGTGTCGCAATCACCGGAAGATGCGATTTCTTGTCCTATTTTCCCGGCGATTGTGCAACAAACGCCAACTAAAATCTTTCTGCCGAATCCTGATGCCGAATTTGAAAACAGCTACGAACGTTGCGGCCTGACGCTAAAAGAGTTTGAGGAACTTTCCAAACTCTCGTTGGAAAGCCGCACATTCTTGGTTAAGCAGTCGAAACAGTCGGCATTTGCCATGCTGGATTTGTACGGTTTTCATGATGAAATGGCTTTCCTGTCAGGTTCATCTGATAACGTTGAGTTGTTGCATCAAATTATGGAAGATGTTGGCAGTGAAAATCCGGATGTTTGGTATCGCCCATTTCTTGAAACCCTGCGAGAACGCCGTGCAGAGAAGAAAAATGTGCGAGCCGCATAA
- a CDS encoding type IV secretion system protein produces the protein METTSYFSELANFLLNGMGTNLFQKSNNMISGIAPVFQIGFGIYILLIAFDYYKRGFDENVVDLGKRMIGWLLIIAFAFNSSQYQKLANIMWMLPENLSGLLGTSTYTASALDTQSNNILKMMENIFAYASSLDMLQVSDKLMLYIGGTIAVILAYLFFLITFAYYLIAKLSLAMVIVIGPMFIGSMLFPATRQWGMNWIGQILNYSVTVVFYVILGALQNDFFKNQLERAVVGEIGSVAQVVGLIPLFFLSTTIFILVAWSIPSISSALTGGASVNGFSRTVMSVARWAKGVKLPGGGKVKPK, from the coding sequence ATGGAAACAACTTCTTATTTTTCCGAACTCGCCAACTTTCTACTAAACGGTATGGGAACTAATCTGTTCCAAAAATCAAATAACATGATCAGCGGTATTGCTCCGGTTTTTCAAATCGGCTTTGGGATTTATATCCTGTTGATCGCGTTTGACTATTACAAACGGGGGTTTGATGAAAATGTCGTGGATTTGGGTAAGCGCATGATCGGCTGGTTGCTGATTATCGCTTTTGCGTTCAATTCCAGTCAGTATCAGAAACTCGCCAATATCATGTGGATGTTGCCCGAAAATCTGAGTGGATTGTTGGGGACTTCAACCTATACTGCAAGCGCGTTGGATACCCAAAGCAACAATATCTTAAAGATGATGGAGAATATTTTTGCGTATGCCTCTTCTTTGGATATGCTACAAGTATCAGATAAGCTGATGCTTTATATTGGTGGTACGATTGCTGTTATATTGGCTTATTTGTTCTTTCTCATTACATTTGCTTATTACCTAATTGCCAAACTATCATTGGCGATGGTAATCGTCATCGGACCTATGTTTATAGGTTCAATGTTGTTTCCTGCAACACGGCAGTGGGGCATGAATTGGATAGGACAAATCCTTAATTACTCAGTTACAGTAGTGTTTTACGTTATTCTAGGTGCATTGCAGAATGATTTTTTCAAGAACCAATTAGAAAGAGCAGTAGTTGGAGAGATCGGATCAGTTGCTCAGGTAGTCGGCTTGATTCCGCTCTTTTTCCTATCAACAACAATTTTTATTTTGGTTGCCTGGAGTATTCCTTCGATTTCTTCCGCTTTAACGGGTGGGGCATCTGTAAACGGTTTCAGTCGAACCGTTATGTCTGTGGCAAGATGGGCAAAAGGTGTGAAACTTCCCGGTGGCGGGAAAGTCAAACCGAAATAA
- a CDS encoding type IV secretion system protein, whose protein sequence is MMKLNLKKLSAMALLVTSLAAMPLAVTASGIPVVDGAAAAQRAQNFLQQMMEMAKQLAQMKQQYEQQVKQFKAMTGSRNMGNLLKDTLKDQIPSEWSEIYKGAKNIDYKSVINSKAYNPETAQRMAVHNMKEMEKVFNSMETQLKSLSRLMDEVNNTQDIKAATDLQNRISVEQAKIANNQTKLDMLDRLYKRQQEIEQRQYASREECMARHIRDRNYAVCNQ, encoded by the coding sequence ATGATGAAATTGAATCTGAAGAAATTATCCGCTATGGCTCTTCTTGTTACGAGTTTAGCAGCTATGCCTTTAGCAGTTACAGCTAGTGGTATTCCGGTAGTTGATGGTGCAGCAGCAGCTCAACGCGCCCAAAACTTCCTTCAGCAGATGATGGAGATGGCTAAGCAACTCGCACAAATGAAACAGCAGTACGAACAACAGGTTAAACAGTTTAAAGCGATGACAGGTTCGCGCAATATGGGCAATCTTTTGAAGGATACGCTCAAAGACCAAATTCCGTCCGAGTGGAGCGAGATTTATAAAGGCGCAAAAAATATCGACTATAAGTCTGTAATTAATAGTAAGGCCTATAACCCTGAAACGGCGCAACGAATGGCTGTGCATAACATGAAGGAGATGGAAAAAGTCTTTAACTCAATGGAGACACAGCTTAAATCTCTGTCGCGCTTGATGGACGAAGTCAACAATACACAAGACATCAAAGCCGCTACTGACCTGCAAAACCGTATTTCTGTGGAACAGGCAAAAATCGCCAACAATCAAACCAAGCTGGATATGCTCGATCGGTTGTATAAACGACAACAAGAAATCGAACAGCGCCAGTATGCTTCCCGTGAAGAATGTATGGCACGTCATATCCGTGATCGCAACTATGCGGTCTGTAATCAGTAG
- the lysS gene encoding lysine--tRNA ligase: MSEQNNPQIEPQLDENQIIALRREKLHNIRKERNAYPNDFKRDSFAADLHTQYGEISKEELDPQGIPVKVAGRMMLKRQMGKASFATIQDVTGQIQLYLNNKGVSQEVLDDFNHWDLGDIVGAEGTLFKTNHGELTVRVSNIRLLSKSLRPLPDKHKGLSDQETKYRQRYVDLIANEESRNTFIKRSQIIQSVRNFMVNEHYLEVETPMMHPIPGGATAKPFVTHHNALDIPLYLRIAPELYLKRLVVGGLERVFEINRSFRNEGMSVRHNPEFTMIEFYEAFSDYERMMQMAEDIIRNASRAVNGTAKISYNGKEVDLESPFERLTILGAIKKYNPHYTDEQLNDEEWLKKEIVKHGESLPPSPGIGSLQLALFEGCAEGKLWNPTFIIDYPVEVSPLARASDSKPGLTERFELFVVGRELANGYSELNDPEDQAERFKAQVAQKDAGDDEAMHYDADYIRAMEFGLPPTGGCGIGIDRLVMLLTDSQTIRDVILFPQMRPE; encoded by the coding sequence ATGAGCGAACAAAACAATCCGCAAATCGAGCCGCAGTTGGACGAAAACCAAATCATCGCCCTGCGCCGCGAGAAACTGCACAACATCCGCAAAGAACGCAACGCCTACCCTAACGATTTCAAACGCGACAGCTTTGCCGCCGACCTGCATACCCAATACGGTGAAATCAGCAAAGAAGAACTCGACCCGCAAGGTATTCCCGTCAAAGTGGCCGGTCGCATGATGCTCAAACGTCAAATGGGCAAAGCCAGCTTCGCCACCATTCAAGACGTTACCGGTCAAATCCAGCTTTATTTGAACAACAAAGGCGTGAGCCAAGAAGTTTTGGACGACTTCAACCACTGGGACTTGGGCGACATCGTCGGCGCGGAAGGTACTTTGTTCAAAACCAACCACGGCGAATTGACCGTGCGCGTGTCCAACATCCGCCTGTTGTCCAAATCCCTGCGTCCTCTGCCCGACAAACATAAAGGCTTGAGCGATCAGGAAACCAAATACCGTCAACGCTACGTCGATTTGATTGCCAACGAAGAATCGCGCAATACCTTCATCAAACGCAGCCAAATCATCCAATCCGTGCGCAATTTCATGGTCAACGAGCATTATTTGGAAGTTGAAACCCCAATGATGCACCCGATTCCGGGCGGTGCAACAGCGAAACCTTTCGTTACCCACCACAACGCTTTGGATATTCCACTCTACCTGCGCATCGCTCCCGAGCTGTATCTGAAACGCTTGGTTGTCGGCGGCTTGGAACGCGTGTTTGAAATCAACCGCAGCTTCCGCAACGAAGGCATGTCCGTACGCCACAACCCTGAATTCACCATGATCGAATTCTACGAAGCTTTCTCCGACTACGAACGCATGATGCAAATGGCGGAAGACATCATCCGCAACGCTTCCCGCGCGGTAAACGGTACGGCAAAAATCAGCTACAACGGAAAAGAAGTCGATTTGGAAAGCCCGTTTGAACGCCTGACCATTCTCGGTGCCATCAAGAAATACAATCCGCACTATACCGATGAGCAGTTGAACGATGAAGAATGGCTGAAAAAAGAAATCGTCAAACACGGCGAAAGCCTGCCTCCGTCTCCGGGTATCGGCAGCCTGCAACTCGCCCTGTTTGAAGGTTGCGCCGAGGGCAAACTGTGGAACCCGACTTTCATCATCGACTACCCTGTCGAAGTATCGCCATTGGCACGCGCATCCGACAGCAAACCGGGTTTGACCGAACGCTTCGAGCTTTTCGTTGTCGGCCGCGAACTGGCAAACGGCTATTCCGAGTTGAACGATCCGGAAGATCAAGCCGAACGCTTCAAAGCGCAAGTGGCGCAAAAAGATGCCGGTGACGACGAAGCCATGCACTACGATGCCGACTACATCCGCGCCATGGAATTCGGCCTGCCACCGACAGGCGGCTGCGGCATCGGTATCGACCGCTTGGTAATGTTGCTGACCGATTCGCAAACCATCCGCGACGTGATTCTGTTCCCACAAATGCGTCCCGAATAA